CTGTCGGCTTTGCGGCGGCAATTCCCGCTGGCGCATCTTGAAGTGCTGGGTTATCCGCACATCGCGCAGCTCGCGTTGGCGGGTGGACTGGTGAATCGTGTGCGATCCATTGAGGCCCGCGCACTGGCCGGCTTCTTTGCGCGACACAGTGAACTGGACGCGGCGTTGAGCGAATACTTTTCCGATTTCGATGTGGTAGTTTCTTATCTCTACGACCCGGATAAGATATTTCAAACGAACGTGGCGAGTTGTTCCGCGGCGCAATTCATCGCCGGACCGCATCGACCGGATGAAGCCGCCGGTTTGCCCGCGAGTGCAACTTTTCTGCAACCGTTGGAGCGGCTGGCCATTTTCGACGCGGACGCGGTGCCTCGACTTCGCCTGAACCCTCGACCCTCAACCTTTGACGCTCAACGCTCAACGCTCAACCACTTTGCCGTGCATCCCGGCAGCGGCAGCGAGCGAAAGAACTGGCCATTGGCAAAATGGACGGAGTTGTTGCAACACCTGATCGCCAATACGGAATTCAAGCTCTTGCTCGTGGGCGGTGAAGCGGAAGCCGGGCGATTGGAGAGACTGGCGGGTTTGTTACCGTTAAGTCGTGTTGAACTGGCGAGGAGTCTGCCGTTGGCTGAACTGGCGGAGCGGTTGGGCCGCTGCGCCGCATTCATCGGGCATGATTCCGGGATTTCGCATCTCGCGGCGGCGGTCGGCTTGCCGGGGGTGATTCTGTGGGCCGACACGGCGGAAGCGGTCTGGCGTCCACCGTCCGCGCGAATGGTTGTCCTGCGCGACGCGAAAGGATTGGCGGCTTTGCCGGTGGCACGGGTGGTCAGGGAGTTGGCCAACGTGTTGGCTGATTCGGTCGATCACGTTCCGGAAAAATTACGCGCTAACATCCGTTTTTGACTCAGTGGTCGCGCGCGTTTGCCGCTATACAGCGGACGGCGGATTTGGTAATTGTGAACATTATGGCTCTGGACGACATTTTATTGGAAGCGGAAGAGAAGATGATGAAGACCGAGCAGGTGGTGCAGCACGAGTTCGCGGGCGTGCGCACCGGCAAGGCTTCCGCGGGACTCGTCGAAAACATTCCAGTGGAGGCGTACGGCTCGCAGATGCGCATCCGCGAGCTGGCCGGCATCACCACGCCCGAACCGCGCGTGATTTTGATCCAGCCGTGGGACGCTGCCACCCTTCACGCGGTGGAAAAGGCGATTCAAAAAAGCAATCTCGGCCTCAATCCGATGGTGGACAAAAAATATATCCGCATTGTGCTTCCGGAACTGAGCGAGGAGCGCCGGATCGAGTTCACCAAGATCGTCAAGAAAATGACGGAGGACGGCCGCGTGGCCATCCGTCATGTCCGGCGCGATGCGCTGGAGCACTTGAAAAAGGAAGTCAAGAGCGGTGGCATCACGGAAGATCAACAGGAGCACGCCGAGAAGGAAATTCAGAAACTGACCGATGAATACATCGGCAAGATCGAAACCCACCTGGCGCACAAAGAAAAAGAAATCATGACGGTGTGAGGTGCCGGATGGGGTGGAGGAGGATTGGAGTGATGGGTTGATGAGTTTAACCCCATGATTGATGCCGCGACCCAACACTCCATCGCTTCATTGCTCCACTACCCCGTTTTTCTTGATGTTACCGCTTCACCGGATTGTTCGTGGGCGATGGCTCGAAACGGATGACGATTTCCCCGGGCTTGGCGTAGCCGAGGGTTTCCCGCGCCAAGCGCTCCACGGTTTTCGGGTCCGTGCGCATGGCGTCGATGGACGTTTTCTGCTGTCTGGCGATTTCTTCCTCCTTCTGAATCTGGGTTTCCAGCTCAAGAATTCTCTTCCGCATCCGCTCGTTCTGCTGGATCAATGGCCAGTACCAGAGTGCGACCCCAAGAAACGCCGCCAGCAAGAGGAGAAAAACCACCAACCGGGTGAGTTTACCCCAGAGGCCGAGATTAACGTTCATCACCCGCAGTTAATCACGGCTGCTCGCGCAACAAAAGCGGAAAATTATTTCCGGAGCCGTTTCCAATCTTTCAATTTGCCGTCCGGGCCGAAGGTGAGCCGCAGGTAATAATCCGGCGTGGGCGAATCGTAGTAATGATAGACCGGGCCGTAGTAGTAATAGGGCCAGCGTCCGTAATAACCACCGTAACCGAAATCCATGCCGGAATAGCCGCCGTAGCCGCGCGCGGTCAACCATTCAGCGACGGTGGTGCCGTCCGTTAGTTTGGCTGACTTATCGGGCGGGCCGAGGTCAGTGACCGCCTGATCATAAGTGTAAGTGCCAACGCGCGCCGCCCAATCAACTTTGGGGCTGGTGGCACACCCGGCCAAAAAGACCAATAGCAATCCGCCCAGCAGCCGCCTCCAGAGCAGACCGGAAACCTGATTCGTTTTCATGCCGCAATTTTCCCCAGCGATTGAATGAATGCAACTTCGGGTTCATTGTCAAAAACGTGCGCCCCCCTGGTCGCGGCGCGATGGGGTGGCAGGTATTGTGTTGTCACGGCGTGGCTTCACCGCTAAGAGTGGGGTTTCATGATAAAGGTCTTGTTGCTGATTTTCGACCCGATTGCCACGTGGGAAAGAATTGATAAAGCCCAGCGGGGCGTCGTGTTTCTTTTCTTCTTATATCTGCTGCCGCTGCTCTCCATCACACTGGCCGGCGAAGCGTATGGCATCCTGCAATGGGGCAAGGAGCAGGGCATGCTGCATCAGTTGACCAAGGTGCCGGAGGCTGTGCTGGTCTTTTACGAAGTCGGTCAACTCGTGCTCAGCCTGATTGTGGTATTCGTCGGCGCGCGATTGATCCAGACCATCGGCGAAAGCTTTCACGGTCGCACGACCTACACCCAGGCGTTCACCGTGGTGGCGTACGCGCTGGGGCCGCTGTTTCTGGTGCGCTTGCTGGATGCCATTCCGGCAATGAATGCCTGGGTCACCTGGGGGATCGGCATGACTTTGACCTTCGCCGTTTTTTATCATGGACTGCCGCGGATTTTGAAACCGGACCCGGCCCATGCCTTGGGACTTTATTTTCTCGGTATTCTGGTGCTCGTGGTCATCACCGGGTTGGCACGCTTTGTCGCGACGTTGCTGCTGCAACAGAAGATGCGATTTCCGTTTTGACGGTCGGGCGGACGGCACGCGCCCAATGTCAAGGCTCTCGCTTCGTAGCCAAACGTGCCACGGCTTGCTTGACCACCCAGCCTGATTTTTCCAGCGCGCTTTTCGCCGTCGCTTGATCGACCCCGCGCAGTTCCTGCACAATCCGCATGGCGCGGTCGCGGAGTTTCACATTGGAAGGATTCAAATCCACCATCAAGTTGCCCACCACCTTGCCGAGGCGCACCATCGCCAGCGTGGAAAAAATGTTCAGGATGAGTTTGGTGGCGGTGCCGGCCTTCAAGCGCGTCGAGCCGGTCAGGATTTCCGGCCCGACATCTGGAGTGATAACCAAGCTGGGTCGGTGCCCCCGCGGAATCTTCAAAAAGGGATTGAACGCCAGCAGGATGGTGGTGGCGCCGCGCCGTTTCGCCGCTTCCAATCCGCCCCACACAAATGGCGTTCTGCCGCTGGCGGCGATGCCCACGACGACATCCCGGCGCCCGACGCCGCGAAACTCAATCGCCCGCGCCCCGGCTTCGCGATCATCCTCCGCGCCTTCGACCGATTTCCACAGCGCGGTCTGCCCGCCGGCCATGATCGCTTGAACCATTTCGGGCGACGTTCGAAACGTGGGCGGACATTCAGTGGCGTCCAGCACGCCCAGTCGTCCGCTCGTGCCGGCGCCGACGTAAAACAACCGTCCACCCCGTCTAAACGCCTGTGAAATTAATCTGACGGCGCGCTCGATCTTTTTGCTCTCGTTCAACAACGCCCCGGTAATTTTTGCGTCCTCTGAAAGCATCAGCGCTATGGCTCTGGACAAGGGCAGCTTGTCCAAATTCATCGAACGCGGATTGCGCTGCTCAGTAGGTGAGCGTTTCAGCGACTCGAGGTCGCGCGCCGTCGTTGGAGTCCAAGCTTTAGCTTGTTGGCCGGAATCAGAGGCAACGCCCGAACAAGCTGAAGCTTGAACTCCAACTTGTCGTGCCAGCTCGACCGCGCCCCACACGCTCTCGCGTTGCAACGGCGTGATGACCGCTCCGGGCCAGCGTTGGCGTAACTCATCGCTGACTCGCGCCGCGAAACGCGGTTGCTTGAGGAGGACACTGCCCGCCAGAATAAATTCCACACGACCTGGTCGCCGCCGCCGTGAGGAGGCGGACCTGGTCAATCGGCGCGCACACGCAATCGCGTCCTGCGCCAGACTGTGCGACGCGCCTTTGAGAATGTCCGTGGCAATTTGATCCCGCTTTCGCCACGCGGCAAATACGTCCATGGCCAGACCGGCGACTTCAGTCTTGCTCGCGGATTGCGCCCAGCCAATCAAATCCTCTGGATCGCTGAGTTGAAGCGAGCGCAATATCCTTTGGCCGAGCGGAGACCATTCGCCATCGCGATCGTAGTAATAGACCACCGCCTTCAATGCGCGCAGCCCGATCTCAAACCCACTCCCCTTGTCGCCGAGGATATGGCCCCAGCCGCCAACCTTGGCGGTCGTGCCGGATGAATTGCGCCCATAGCAACACGAGCCGGTGCCGCTCAAAACCAAGACCTGGAGAACTGAGGCTTGGCGAATAACGAATGACGAATGGCGTCGCGAATTTCTGTCAACATTCTGCCTTTTGCATTCGTCAGTCTGCATTCGCCCTGCGACCAGTGCCGTCTCCAAGTCATTGGTCGCGTGGCAGGGAATGCGCGGCCAGACTTTGGCGGCGGCATTGCGGATTCGGTCCCAATCTGTTTTCGTCCGCGCGCCGGCCATGCCGATGGCGAGTGCGGCGGGAGGGGGAAACGCTTTGGCGATAAATCGCAAACGGCGGAGCAGTTGCGCATCCGTGAACAACCGCAGGTTCGCTGCTTCCGCCTCGATTCTTTTCAGCAGCCGGTCTTCGGCATCGGCTAATAGTGCGACCGAGCGCGTGCCGCCACATTCGATCCCCAGAAACGAGGCTGACGCGGGCGGTTTAAGCGGTTTGTTCACGGGCCGAAGTATTTTGGGCCGCTGCCGTTTTGCAAGGCAATTGGCAATCGAAAGCTTGGATTCATCGCGCGGATGAGTTATCTAAATTCTGTGACTGCCACCGAAAGAAATATTCACACCACGCTGGTCGATCTGGAGAACGCCGTGAAGTCAATGCCGACGGCCAATCCGAAACCGAATCTGTTGCCGCTCTTCGCGCGTCTGGAGGAATTGACGCGCCAGTTGCCACCGCAAACCGCTCCCGACCTGCTGCATTATCTGCACAAGAAAAGTTATGAGAAGGCGCGGCTGTTTTTGGAGGGGCGCGATGCGCAGAATCAGGTTGGCAATTGCCGACACGTATGATGGCCGGCTGGAGTTCACGCTTTAGCGTGCGCGCGTCGCTCACAGCCTGAAGGCTCAACTCCAACCGGCGTGGACCACTTGCAACTTGTAACTTTCAACCTGTAACTTTCACCCATGCTCGACGACACCATCGCCGCCATCGCCACACCGCTCGGAGAAGGCGGATTGGCCGTGATTCGTCTTTCCGGCCCGCAAGCGCTCGCGGTCGCGGACCAGTGTTTTGTTCCCGTCGGCAAGTCTTCGCTGAAACCATCCAGCGCGCCGACGCACACGATTCAATACGGCAAAATCGTGCGTCATGATCGCACGGTCGATGAGGTGTTGGTCGCCGTCCTGCGCGCGCCGCGCACGTTTACGCGCGAAGACGCGGTGGAAATCACCTGCCACGGCGGGTTGCTGCCGGCGAAGCTGGT
The Verrucomicrobiota bacterium DNA segment above includes these coding regions:
- the frr gene encoding ribosome recycling factor; the encoded protein is MALDDILLEAEEKMMKTEQVVQHEFAGVRTGKASAGLVENIPVEAYGSQMRIRELAGITTPEPRVILIQPWDAATLHAVEKAIQKSNLGLNPMVDKKYIRIVLPELSEERRIEFTKIVKKMTEDGRVAIRHVRRDALEHLKKEVKSGGITEDQQEHAEKEIQKLTDEYIGKIETHLAHKEKEIMTV
- a CDS encoding YIP1 family protein, producing MIKVLLLIFDPIATWERIDKAQRGVVFLFFLYLLPLLSITLAGEAYGILQWGKEQGMLHQLTKVPEAVLVFYEVGQLVLSLIVVFVGARLIQTIGESFHGRTTYTQAFTVVAYALGPLFLVRLLDAIPAMNAWVTWGIGMTLTFAVFYHGLPRILKPDPAHALGLYFLGILVLVVITGLARFVATLLLQQKMRFPF
- the murQ gene encoding N-acetylmuramic acid 6-phosphate etherase, with the translated sequence MNKPLKPPASASFLGIECGGTRSVALLADAEDRLLKRIEAEAANLRLFTDAQLLRRLRFIAKAFPPPAALAIGMAGARTKTDWDRIRNAAAKVWPRIPCHATNDLETALVAGRMQTDECKRQNVDRNSRRHSSFVIRQASVLQVLVLSGTGSCCYGRNSSGTTAKVGGWGHILGDKGSGFEIGLRALKAVVYYYDRDGEWSPLGQRILRSLQLSDPEDLIGWAQSASKTEVAGLAMDVFAAWRKRDQIATDILKGASHSLAQDAIACARRLTRSASSRRRRPGRVEFILAGSVLLKQPRFAARVSDELRQRWPGAVITPLQRESVWGAVELARQVGVQASACSGVASDSGQQAKAWTPTTARDLESLKRSPTEQRNPRSMNLDKLPLSRAIALMLSEDAKITGALLNESKKIERAVRLISQAFRRGGRLFYVGAGTSGRLGVLDATECPPTFRTSPEMVQAIMAGGQTALWKSVEGAEDDREAGARAIEFRGVGRRDVVVGIAASGRTPFVWGGLEAAKRRGATTILLAFNPFLKIPRGHRPSLVITPDVGPEILTGSTRLKAGTATKLILNIFSTLAMVRLGKVVGNLMVDLNPSNVKLRDRAMRIVQELRGVDQATAKSALEKSGWVVKQAVARLATKREP
- a CDS encoding septum formation initiator family protein; translated protein: MNVNLGLWGKLTRLVVFLLLLAAFLGVALWYWPLIQQNERMRKRILELETQIQKEEEIARQQKTSIDAMRTDPKTVERLARETLGYAKPGEIVIRFEPSPTNNPVKR
- a CDS encoding glycosyltransferase family 9 protein; this encodes MTQTQGKILVIRGGAIGDFILTLPALSALRRQFPLAHLEVLGYPHIAQLALAGGLVNRVRSIEARALAGFFARHSELDAALSEYFSDFDVVVSYLYDPDKIFQTNVASCSAAQFIAGPHRPDEAAGLPASATFLQPLERLAIFDADAVPRLRLNPRPSTFDAQRSTLNHFAVHPGSGSERKNWPLAKWTELLQHLIANTEFKLLLVGGEAEAGRLERLAGLLPLSRVELARSLPLAELAERLGRCAAFIGHDSGISHLAAAVGLPGVILWADTAEAVWRPPSARMVVLRDAKGLAALPVARVVRELANVLADSVDHVPEKLRANIRF